Proteins co-encoded in one Medicago truncatula cultivar Jemalong A17 chromosome 8, MtrunA17r5.0-ANR, whole genome shotgun sequence genomic window:
- the LOC25502816 gene encoding probable LRR receptor-like serine/threonine-protein kinase At3g47570 translates to MSNIVQSYLSHDMKYVLALQAKKKKKKKEKSGRIVYCPSRNNHLNNIVSYPFSGTIPEEIGYLDKLEVLYLSNNSLSGSIPSKIFNLSSLTHLGVYHNSLSGTLPSNTGYSLPSLQYLFLNDNNFVGNIPNNIFNSSNLIVFQLNDNAFSGTLPNIAFGDLGLLESFHIHNNNLTIDDSHQFFTSLTNCRYLKYLDLSGNHIPNLPKSIGNISSEYIRAESCGIGGYIPQEVGNMTNLLTFSLFGNNITGPIPRSVKGLQKLQGLSLGYNELQGSFIEEFCEMKSLGELYLENNKLSGVLPTCLGNMTSLRKLYIGSNNFNSMIPSSLWSLIDILMVDLSSNAFIGDLPLEIGNLRELVILDLSRNQISSNIPTTISSLQNLQNLSLAHNKLNGSIPASLNGMLSLISLDLSQNMLTGVIPKSLESLLYLQNINFSYNRLQGEIPNGGHFKNFTAQSFMHNEALCGDPHLQVPTCGKQVKKWSMEKKLILKCILPIVVSSILVVACIILLKHNKRKKNKTSLERGLSTLGAPRRISYYEIVQATNGFNESNFLGRGGFGSVYQGKLLDGEMIAVKVIDLQSEAKSKSFDAECNAMRNLRHRNLVKIISSCSNLDFKSLVMEFMSNGSVDSWLYSNNYCLSFLQRLNIMIDVASALEYLHHGSSMPVVHCDLKPSNVLLDENMVAHVSDFGIAKLMDEGQSKTHTQTLATIGYLAPEYGSKGIVSVKGDVYSYGIMLMEIFTRRKPTDDMFVAELNLKTWISGSLTNSIMEVLDSNLVQQIGEQIDDILTYMSSIFGLALKCCEDSPEARINIADVIATLIKIKTLVVGANTV, encoded by the exons atgtcaaatattgtTCAATCCTATTTATCACATGACATGAAGTATGTGTTAGCTctgcaagcaaaaaaaaaaaaaaaaaaaaaggaaaaaagtggTCGTATAGTTTATTGTCCCTCGAGAAATAACCATCTTAATAACATTGTTTCTTATCCATTTTCAGGTACGATTCCCGAGGAGATTGGCTATCTTGATAAACTTGAGGTGTTATACTTGTCTAACAATAGCTTAAGTGGATCTATTCCTTCCAAAATCTTCAACTTGTCATCACTCACTCATTTGGGGGTTTATCATAATAGTCTCTCAGGCACACTTCCATCAAATACGGGATATAGTCTTCCTAGTCTGCAATATCTATTCTTGAATGATaacaattttgttggaaatattCCAAATAACATATTCAACTCTTCTAATCTTATTGTATTTCAATTGAATGACAATGCATTCAGTGGAACTCTACCCAATATTGCTTTTGGAGATTTAGGATTGCTTGAATCGTTTCACAtacataacaacaatttgacaATAGATGATTCTCACCAATTCTTTACTTCCTTGACAAATTGTAGATATTTGAAGTATCTAGACTTATCAGGTAATCATATACCCAATCTTCCTAAGTCAATTGGAAACATAAGTTCAGAATACATCAGGGCAGAATCATGTGGAATTGGTGGTTATATTCCCCAAGAAGTTGGAAACATGACCAACTTGctaactttttctctttttgggaATAATATAACTGGACCAATACCTCGTTCAGTCAAAGGGTTGCAGAAACTTCAAGGATTGTCTCTTGGCTACAATGAACTCCAAGGATCATTTATTGAAGAGTTTTGTGAAATGAAGAGTTTGGGTGAATTGTATCTAGAAAATAATAAGCTTTCTGGAGTTTTACCAACATGTTTGGGAAATATGACTTCTCTTAGAAAATTGTATATAGGATCTAACAATTTTAACTCTATGATACCTTCCTCTCTTTGGAGTCTCATAGATATCTTAATGGTAGATTTATCCTCCAATGCATTTATTGGTGATCTTCCACTCGAGATTGGGAATTTGAGAGAACTTGTAATATTAGATCTATCAAGAAATCAAATTTCAAGCAACATTCCTACAACCATCAGTTCCTTACAAAATTTGCAGAATCTCTCCTTAGCTCATAATAAATTGAATGGGTCAATTCCCGCATCACTGAATGGAATGCTAAGCTTGATCTCTTTGGACTTGTCTCAAAATATGTTAACTGGTGTTATTCCAAAATCCTTAGAATCACTTTTGTACCTTCAAAACATCAACTTCTCATATAATAGATTACAAGGAGAGATTCCTAATGGTGgacatttcaaaaatttcacAGCTCAATCATTTATGCATAATGAAGCACTTTGCGGTGATCCTCACCTTCAAGTACCTACATGTGGTAAGCAAGTTAAGAAATGGTCAATGGAAAAAAAGCTTATATTGAAATGCATACTTCCCATAGTTGTGTCATCCATTTTGGTTGTTGCGTGCATCATACTTTTAAAGcataataaaaggaaaaagaacaAAACTTCTCTTGAAAGGGGTTTGTCAACTTTGGGAGCTCCAAGAAGAATATCCTATTATGAAATTGTGCAAGCAACTAATGGATTCAATGAGAGTAATTTCCTTGGAAGGGGGGGATTTGGCTCTGTTTATCAGGGCAAGCTTCTTGATGGTGAGATGATTGCCGTTAAAGTAATTGATTTGCAATCAGAGGCAAAATCAAAGAGCTTTGATGCAGAATGCAATGCAATGAGAAATCTACGACATCGAAATCTGGTTAAGATTATCAGCAGTTGTTCAAATCTTGATTTCAAATCATTGGTGATGGAGTTCATGTCAAATGGAAGTGTAGACAGTTGGTTATATTCAAATAACTATTGTCTAAGTTTCTTGCAAAGGTTAAATATAATGATAGATGTTGCATCTGCATTGGAATATCTTCATCATGGTTCTTCAATGCCTGTGGTTCATTGTGATCTAAAGCCTTCCAATGTCTTATTGGATGAAAATATGGTTGCACATGTAAGCGATTTTGGTATTGCCAAGCTCATGGATGAAGGACAATCTAAAACTCATACACAAACTTTGGCTACTATTGGATATCTTGCACCAG AGTATGGATCTAAAGGAATTGTTTCTGTGAAAGGAGATGTGTACAGCTATGGGATCATGTTAATGGAAATCTTCACAAGAAGAAAGCCAACAGATGATATGTTTGTTGCTGAACTAAACTTGAAGACATGGATTAGTGGATCATTGACTAATTCAATTATGGAGGTCTTGGATTCAAATTTAGTCCAACAAATTGGGGAACAAATTGATGACATATTGACTTACATGTCATCTATTTTTGGTTTAGCCCTGAAATGTTGTGAAGATTCACCTGAAGCAAGAATTAATATTGCAGATGTTATTGCGACGCTAATCAAAATCAAGACTTTGGTTGTTGGCGCAAACACAGTCTAg